In Glycine max cultivar Williams 82 chromosome 4, Glycine_max_v4.0, whole genome shotgun sequence, the genomic stretch cttgattttgacttgattatATTTCCAATGAATTTTCAAGGGAGTAAATATTAGATTTCGCAAAAATTAgttgtatttattattgtttttattaaatgtcATTTCAATTCTTTTGAATGAAAACTCatgttatgtttgttttctcCTTCTTGTTCACTTTGTATTTTATTCCCTCACTAAGTCCTTGTGACTTACTCCATTCTTTCCATTTCCTGCTCAGATTCACAGGTAGTTGAGTAGTGAATTTCCTGTTATTTGTTGACTTACTCAAGAATTTGTTCATCCTTTTTGGTAGGCCTTCATTGTATATGATGGAGAGTATATTTTGATGACTACAGTATGATGTAACTATGGGGATAAGGGTTAGAGATAGATATATAGGAAATCCCTTATTTTGAGATGTAGATAATCCTACCTTATGGATATGCTAATGATGTAATTATGATGTTTTGAGACACTTTGTTGATTACTATGCATGGCCTATATTACTACTAATTGATGCTTGGGATATTATGTCAAGGGCCTATGTTTGATCTATGGCCTTGATACTTGACTGTTGGATCTGAATACTCTTAGGCTAGTCAGACTAAGAAAATTATAGTCTATACGCCGATTATGGTTCAAGAGTGGGTTGTGACAATCATAATTTGTTGTTTATTTGCTCTTTGTGGTTATCCTGATGCTTCAAAAGATAAAATGGTATCTCATTTGCCACCTGCATGGTAAAACTAAGAGATTaatagtttttgttatttaatatatttgatttgtatTGATTCTCTCTTCACTATTTGTCCCATTGGTTTTTCTTGCTATACCAATTTCTGACCATATCTTGGCATTGTTTACCGGATGAGTATGCATCTTTTCAAGATTATGCTgaatctcatatatatatatatatatatatatataagttaaaaatcaTGAGAGCGGGTTTGTCCCAAGTTCAGAGGTCACATCTAAGGATGAAACTATACTAGCCCAAAGTTCCTTTGGTTGTAGTTACTGCTGTTGTGGTGAACCTTAGTTACTAGTATGAAGTTTGCAAGAGAGCTTATTAGTCGACTTAGCTTTGTTGATCTCTCTTGTATGTTATGAATATGTGACCCATAATGCTGCACTCTTATTTGTTCTTAGCGCCAATAAGAGTACCACTGGTTATTCCATTTAAAAGCAACCGTTATCATATCCAAATACAAATTTCTTTGGTCGCAGTTGAACATGCCTGTTCTTGAAAGGTTAGGACTCAGGAGGGTAGATAATTAGACATGCTGGGAGAGACAAACTTATTTGGGCGAGGAAATCAGAACCAAAACTTTGGTAACGTAATCCGAGGTTAATAGGGGTCTGTGTTTAGATCTTTACGTAAGTAATGTGACCTGCTCTCGTGTATAACATACCACCATATTAGTATTAGAACTTTTCTAGGCGGAGTGTTGATCACTTTTAACCAGCTCATTGATAGTTGTGCAcacatgtgtatttttttatttttgtatatttgatgCCATGTTTGAACCTGAGCTTTGATGATTTGAGAAGATATCAACAAATCATAATGTCAAGGGAAGAATTGACTGAACAGCCTAGTAGGAGAGcctaaatttaatattactgAAGACTAAAGAGGGAGTGGTTTGTATAAACGGAAGTGCATAAGGTACCACACACCGTTGCGCGTTAATGATATAtgcttattataaatatattttttttgacaaacatGCTTAgtataaatatgaataattaagtGTGGGaaggttttattttaaattagatcAAGAAACACATCGCTGGGCAAAGCAGAGATGGTGCTTGTTATGATAATTACTAGTTCAGATATGGATCTTGTTGTCCTTTTAACTTCAGACGGATCTTCCTGTGACTCATTACtcgtttattatttaattttttttatttttattccagTCCAAGATCATATATATCTTCTCTAAAAGCAATCCTGTTTCAGTCGAAATATTCACATTATGATAAGATTAGTTCAATTGACAGAACTGACTTGTACTGCCTAGACTAACAACCTGTTGGTACTGTTACTCGTCTATTACATTACAAAATGTCCtaattaaaaaggaaacaagcgaaaaaggagaagaaaggaAGGACCTAAAGAACAACGTGAGACAGGTAGAGATAGATGTGTATCTGCAGTTGGTGTCTGTCAATCACAATAATGTTACCAAACTCCATAAAAAATTATGGCCGTATGTGAGGAGCACATCTTGAGTCACGAATGATAGCTATTAACTTTTATCCCCCCTAGTCATATACGTGTCTATGAAGCAGACATATCGGAAAAGGTTCGGGTTTGGAGAGACCCACATGGGAAGGACAGCCAAAGAGGTAGGCAAGGGTTCTTAGGACAGCCTCCCACAAGTACCTAAGCACATGACATACTCTTGTTGCTGTGCTGGCTGTCACCATACTCAAACAATCATCTAAATGCAAATGCAAATCGTTGGCCACAATTTCTTCCTAATCCCTTTGAGTTTAATTGAAtccctttttctttcctttttcattttttctactCAAGATTTTGGAGATTCCTATTTGGGAGGGTGTTTGTGTGCAAACACATGTTGTTCCTCCTTTTTGGGTTAGCTAAGTAGGTTGATCATTTGTAATAATAGCACCCAATTGATAGACGGGTGACAGAATGCTAGTGACATTTTTTCTAACGCTTTCTTTTGAATATTGATCGGTTAGAATTTATTTTGGTAGGTTTTATTTCTcaattaatgtttctctcctaaatttatcaaaaattataattttcaataaattctaaTCAATCAAAACAAGAGTATATTAAATGAAGTGTAAGAGAAAATGTTACTAGTACTCCTTTTATTAGCATTACACGGCCCATGTTAGATCTTTGTGATTTTTCTATGAATAGATTGAaattaatagatttttaatggctattttttaaaaaacaatattttgcaTGACCTTACCTAAATCATGATAAAGTAAAATTATaggcttaattatataattgtcccttaattataattaaaaatttaattaagtccctcaattattaaaaagttcaattaaattctttcattgggtttctaattattaaaaagttcaattaaaatttatatatttcattatacaaaaagttataattgtagtattttaaatatttaaaggatttaattgaacttttaaataattgaaggatccaattgaaatgttttaaataattaaagaacttaactgaattttttattaattgaagaatgcaattgaaattttaactaTAATTAACCGATCAATTGTATAGTTAAGTCTAAATCATACTAAAAATTGATCTAACCCGACCTGATTCACCCTTAAAGTATACAATAACTTTCTTAATTCTCATACAAAACTTTAAAGTACTagtttatacatatatatgcccATCTTCCCAATTGATGTGTTGTATTTTTAACGACAGAGGGAGGATGACCAGACTTTTCCCAATTGTCTAAGTAGATTTTCGGGTCAAATGATCTTTTATCATTCATAGCCCATCACTTGTGTCCTTATGTTCTTCATATAAATTCAAAAGTAAGATTAGACGAGGAACTCAAAGGCAGGTGATCTTACAAAACCAAAACGTAAAAATTGAGACAAAaactaagaggaaaaaaaggaCGAAGTGGGGAAGCTCAAAATGGGACCCTTGAGAATGTTTGAtaggaaactaaaaataaaaaaaataatataacattttaatatatttcgtatttacttattttttattgtgtgtgCAATTGGGTGGAAGATAACAACAAAAGGTTAACGAAGGTGTACAGTCCTGATGTTTTCTCCCCCACCACAAGGTTGGGTTGGGGCAAAGAAAAACGGAAAGTGGAAGGTGAAGCAAGGACTACCACACAttcacattatatatataattttatttttctcaattatCTTTGAAGGCAACTTCCAAGTCTTCTAGAAACGTGTCGCTATCACACAGTCTCATGCACCAATATAATAAAGAAGCGCAACTACCATGCCTATAAAAATGAGGTGCGAGGGCCGGCCACATTGTTGGAGAGAGAGATGGGAAGGTCCCCTTGCTGTGAGAAAGCACACACAAACAAAGGTGCATGGACCAAAGAAGAAGATCATCGCCTCATTTCTTACATTAGAGCTCACGGTGAAGGCTGCTGGCGCTCTCTCCCCAAAGCCGCCGGCCTTCTCCGTTGCGGCAAGAGCTGTCGTCTCCGCTGGATCAACTATCTCCGCCCTGACCTCAAGCGCGGCAATTTCTCCCTCGAAGAAGACCAACTCATCATCAAACTCCATAGCCTCCTTGGCAACAAGTAAGCATATCTATAACTATAACTATTCTTCATACTCCTATCTTTCTCATCATCACATTCCTCAATCATAGGTGGTCTCTAATTGCTGGAAGATTGCCGGGTAGAACGGACAATGAGATAAAGAATTACTGGAATACTCACATAAGAAGGAAGCTTCTGAGCAGAGGAATTGACCCTGCCACTCACAGGCCTCTCAACGATGACAAGGTATTGGAACGCTGCCCTGACTTGAACCTTGAGCTAACCATTAGTCCTCCCCgtcaacctcaatctgatcagcaTCACTTGAAGCCCGTTGGGAGAAACTCAAACCTTTGCTTTGCCTGCAGTTTGGGTTTGCAAAATAGCAAAGATCATTGTAGCTGTGCGCTCAACACTGCCAACGCTGCTTCTGGCCATGATTTCTTGGCCTTGAAAACCAGCGTTTTGGAAATGAAATGAGTCAAATTCATTTTGGAATCTTTCTTCcctaattaattagttgttAATGGATGCAAATGATTGCCTGCCCAATTTCCTCGTGGAGCCCTTTCTATTATTCCTATGTTCATGTACATGTGCGTAAGACTACAAACTTTCTTGTTTATACGATTGGTTCTTTCCAAATAGAATACaactatatatttttgttatttctatAACAAAAGTTCAATTCATCACTTCGATCGATGGTAGAGAGAATTACCACAATCATTTTTAAGTTAAtctgattgattgattaatttacaTCCTGGGATTCGCAAACTAAAATTAGCTACTACTACTGCTTAAGACACGTAGGTCTTGTTTGTCTTTGATTCGGATTCGGATCCCGATTCACATCAATCCGATTAGTTCAGATTCAATAAATTAGATTCCTTGTATTTTCTGGATAGGATTGATTGAGATCACGTTTTCAGTCATTTTAACCTGATCTAATCTCAtatcatattttcaaatttataattaattatttgattattttacgtAGACATTTATTtgatcattaataattaataataatacataatttttaatttaaattaacatttttttcacttggcatgttaatatatatatatatattaattgtttcAATTATTCAGCTGACAAATATCCAAAGGAGATTAAATCAAGGATCATCAAATGTATCATGTGACgtgtatatatttttctagggttaaatatattttaatccttGTAACTTAGTATTTttctaaggactaaaaataaataattttttttacaagaactaaaaatacatttagacctattttttattacttaaagtTAAGCATTACATATTTTGTGATAtgagatatatttttaataaaatatttttatttccttaattagtaTCTTTTAGACATTTTTagtgtttgtgttttttaaacatatattataaattttttcttgaattttttttataaaataacttaatcattcttaatattttaatatttattttgtcaaaatatcatattaagtcaattctaatttaatatttattaaaaatataattatgtaataTCCAAACCTAAAATTAAACCAATCAAAATATTAAGTCGAGAAAAAAACCTATCGTAACTAATTGAAAAATGAGGTTAATTATCCCTGCATGTGCTTATGAATGGTAAAACAAATGCCTCAGACAAGCCAATTCGATCCCtttcttaaataatttagattttctgtttattttgatgatctGTGTATATGGACCATGAAGACTCAAAAGAATTCAGATTCCTTTGTCCTTTTGGGTGCTTTTTTGGGATTGTCTTTTATAGAGATAAAGGGGAAAAAGTATGAGACTGATAGTTGTTCATATAGAAAGAGTAAATGGATAAGCTGTGAGAGGAGAAGAAATTAAGATGAATGAGGGGTATGTAATAGCCtaactaaatttattttctacacTTCCCTTCGCTAACTCTCGGTAATATAGTTAGTTcaatacatttttaaataagtattcATGCATGCTCAATAATCAATAGGCTACCTAAATTGCGTGGATGAACTATAATATTTGTAGTACCACATACCCGTCATATATTCTACCATCCTCCCATCATAATATGCTGCttctatattataataattaaatgggAAAAGACAAGTAAAACGTGTTAGAAATAAATAATGGATCTGAAGAAGGTTAGCAGTTTTATATCTGATACTCGTTTTCATTAAGTTAGTCAAACAAAACAACACTGAGCTGTTGCATTCATTCATTGAGTAGCCTTCGATATGGTTTTGGTATTTAAAGAATGTTTTGTGCTAAGTTGGGCATACTTACTATATGCCAGCTGCAGAAAtgccttttaatttctttctcatTTGCCGTTCAAATCATGCTAGTACTTCTCACCCTAGTTGCGTATTGAGGATATATGCAAGGAACATGAAATTGGTAAGTAacacaaatcaaattaattaaaagctgGTAGCGCATAGTGAAATGATCCAACCAACCATCCAAATTTTATCTGCCACATTAATTTAGGTAATGTCATCAGTGACTAATTTGATTTGACTTGGCGTTGGGGATCATGCCCATTCACTTATTAGAACATTAGCAATGTTTTTAAAATCGATCTATCATTCAACGGTCAAGACATTAGttctaaatttattgatttaatcAGGATTGAATTgatattaataaaatcataataatagtaattaaataatttttaataaatataatataataattttatagttttaaaatctaaaataaaacattattttataggTTTTTAACATTGaaagtataaataaaagttcaaataaaacatatcataatatttaagtttaatttttaataaaatacactAATATCCAttaataatacaaatttttatctgtatgaaaaagaaaatgtcaaattaatataatataaaactgtaagaaattaaggtaaaaattataaattaatataattgagTGAATTGTATGCTTtacaatataagaaaaaaactaataattattgataaaagaaTTTATACCTGTTTATAATCCTTATTAAATTAGTGCTTTTA encodes the following:
- the MYB047 gene encoding transcription factor MYB047; this translates as MGRSPCCEKAHTNKGAWTKEEDHRLISYIRAHGEGCWRSLPKAAGLLRCGKSCRLRWINYLRPDLKRGNFSLEEDQLIIKLHSLLGNKWSLIAGRLPGRTDNEIKNYWNTHIRRKLLSRGIDPATHRPLNDDKVLERCPDLNLELTISPPRQPQSDQHHLKPVGRNSNLCFACSLGLQNSKDHCSCALNTANAASGHDFLALKTSVLEMK